A window of Pseudomonas alcaliphila JAB1 genomic DNA:
CTGGTGCTGCGTTACGTCCTCTTCCATGAAGGCTCTGAAACAGCAGCAAGAATCCTCGAAACTGCACGCAAGCAGGGGGTCTTCGAGCCTGTTCTGGAAGCACTCATGGTGGCGCAACCGCAATGGCACAGTGACCCACTGGTGCAGAAGGCCTGGGAAGCAGCTGAAGCGGCAGGCTTGGATGTGGAGAAGGCCCGTGCAGAGATGATGGCTGCCGATATCACCGAGACGCTGAAAAGGGACTCTCAGGATGCCCAGGCGGCTGGTGTGCGCCAGACACCTACGTTCTTTGTGAATGGCAAGCCGCTATTGAGTTTCGGCGCGCAGCCACTGATTGATCTGGTCAAAGCTGAAGTCGAACAAAGCAAATAAGCGCTAACCGTCTGCATACAGCTGAGCCAGACTCACCACCTGCCATGTAGCGTGCCTCGCATGGCAGGTGGTGGCGCATGTTTAGTGGCGGTGGCTTTTCCCAACATGGGTGTGGCCATCATCCGGAAGCGCACTGACACCGCCAGTGGTGTTCAGGCGCTGAAGGATTCCACACTCGTCTACGCCGCGCTCAGAGGCGCAACGGTGTCGTAACTCAACCAGCTGTTGTTGCAGGGCCAGCAGGCTGGTCACGCGCGCTTGCACATGCTCAATGTGCTCATCCACTAAGCTATTCACACCCTCACAGTTCCCCTCTGGCCGATCCATCAGCGCCAGCAGGCTTCTGATCTCGTCCAGGGTCATGTCTAGCGTTCGGCAGTTGCGAATGAACGTAAGCCGCTCAAGGTGCTCACTGCTGTAAAGGCGGTAATTACCCTCGCTACGGGCCGGAGCCGGCAACAGCCCCTCGCGCTCGTAATAGCGAACCGTTTCAACCTGGCAATCGGCAAGCTTGGCCAGCTCTCCAATCTTCATGAATTACCTCTTCAGCAAACGCTTGACCCTGTAGTGGCTTTAGGGTGTTCACTCTACACAACTGTTCAACGAGGATACCTTCATGGCTGGCTGCTGCGGTGACGAATACAAACCTGAAGCGGTTTCAAAGGATGTCTGCTGTGACGCCAACGAAGCAAGCAAGTGCTCTGCCACAGCGGCGACAGCAGTAAATGCCGTAACCGGCTCCAGGCTCAGCAGCTTCCGCATTGCGCAAATGGACTGCCCTACCGAGCAGACGCTGATTCAGGACAAACTGAGCAAGCTCGCAGGCATAGATAAGCTCGACTTCAACCTGATCAATCGGATTCTTGGGGTATGGCACAGCTTGCCGTCGACCGCGCCTATCGAAGCGGCGATCTCGTCCCTGGGAATGCAGGCAGAACCGCTATCTGCTGAAGGGCAAGCCCGCATCAAAATCGAACAGATGGACTGCCCAACTGAAGAAAAGCTGATCCGCGACAAGCTGACCTCGCTACCCGGTATCAGTGCATTGGAGTTCAACCTGGTTCAACGTGTACTGACGCTCAGCCACACAGCAGAAGCGCTGCCAGCAGCACTGGCAGCGATTCGCGAGCTTGGTTTCACGCCAGTGGTTGAGGGTTCAGCAACAGCACGTGAAGAAGAGCAAGGCCCCCCTCACAAGAAAGCCTGGTGGCCCTTGGCGCTCTCGGGGGTGGCCGCCTTATCGGCGGAAGTGATCCACTTTGCCGAGCTTGCGCCAGATTGGGCTGTGGCTGGCGTGGCGCTGCTCGCCATTCTGCTGTGCGGCCTGACGACCTATAAAAAGGGCTGGATCGCGCTGAAGAACCGCAACCTGAATATCAATGCGTTGATGAGTATCGCTGTGACCGGTGCGGTGCTGATTGGGCAATGGCCAGAAGCGGCCATGGTCATGTTCCTCTTTTCTGTCGCCGAGTTGATCGAAGCGAAGTCGCTGGATCGGGCTCGCAATGCCATCCGTGGCCTGATGGATCTGACGCCAGAGCGCGCCACGGTGCAGCAGGTCGATGGCACATGGCTGGAAGTTGACGTTAAAACCATCGCCGTAGGCGCATTGGTCAGGGTTCGACCGGGCGAACGAATCGGTCTCGATGGCGAAGTTACTGCCGGC
This region includes:
- a CDS encoding thioredoxin domain-containing protein, whose protein sequence is MSRRAIVLVLSILTALGFAAAAFFYDRYSASEETPPVAPVASSLVRFHSPVIGTANAPVTIVEFFDPSCEACRAFFPVVKQILADNPNDVRLVLRYVLFHEGSETAARILETARKQGVFEPVLEALMVAQPQWHSDPLVQKAWEAAEAAGLDVEKARAEMMAADITETLKRDSQDAQAAGVRQTPTFFVNGKPLLSFGAQPLIDLVKAEVEQSK
- the cadR gene encoding Cd(II)/Pb(II)-responsive transcriptional regulator yields the protein MKIGELAKLADCQVETVRYYEREGLLPAPARSEGNYRLYSSEHLERLTFIRNCRTLDMTLDEIRSLLALMDRPEGNCEGVNSLVDEHIEHVQARVTSLLALQQQLVELRHRCASERGVDECGILQRLNTTGGVSALPDDGHTHVGKSHRH